AAATTAAAAGTTATCGCGGTTCAAGGCATCAGAAGGGGCTTCCGGTCAGAGGGCAGAGAACGAAAACTAATACCAGAACAGTACGAGGAAATGTTCGAAGAACGATGGGAAGCGGAAGAAAATCATCGTCGGAAAAGACATAAAATCCTAATACTCGCGAATGGTTAAAACAAATTAATTCGAATATATTGTTTTTTCATTAGCGACAATTCGTATACAATGGCTGAAGAAATTAAAAAAGTCGAAGAGAAATCTGAAAAAGCAGTAGAAAATACTGAGCCGCTTGAAGTTTCTGAAGGGAAAAAAGAAACTGCTCCTGAAAAAAAGAAAAAGAAGATTAAGAAACAGATCCAAAAAGGACAGGCTCACATTCAGTGTTCATACAACAATACGTTGATTACCATAACCGATATGAACGGAGAAGTTTTGGCTTGGTCAAGTTCAGGGCTTTTGGGATTCAAAGGGGCGAAAAAATCAACTCCATTTGCATCCACTCAAGTCGCCGGAGACGTTTCTGAAAAGATGAAAAAATATGGAACCGGGGAATTGAATGTTTTCGTCAAGGGAGTTGGATCAGGAAGAGAAGCTGCAATCAGGGCTTTGGCTAATCGAGGTTTTAATCTGGTTTCAATAAAAGATATTACTCCAGTTCCTCATAATGGATGCAGGCCAAGGAAACCAAGAAGAGTATAGTTGAATCACAAAACAATCGCGAAAGCATCCCGAATAATCGCGAAAAAGTTTTTAAAAATATTTTTTAGTGATTTTTAGAGAAATAATTAGTGTAGTTTAGAGATTTACAACATTATGGCAAGATCAATTGATGCAAAATGTAGAAAATGCAGAAGAGCCGGAGAGAAGCTCTTTCTTAAAGGTGATCGTTGCAGTTCTCCTAAATGCGCTATGGTTAGAAAGCCTTATGCCCCAGGAGTTCATGGAAAAAAGAAAACCAGAGGCCTTAGCGAATATGGAAGGCAATTGGCTATGAAACAGAGAATAAAAAGAATTTACGGCGTGCTGGAAAGACAATTCAGAAAGCATTTTGACGAAGTTAAAAATAAGCAAGGGGTAACAGGCGATTTGTTTATAGCAAGGCTGGAAATGAGATTGGATAATGTCGTTTATAGGATAGGATTTTCGAGTTCAAGATCTGGAGCTAGGCAGCTGGCAAATCATGGCCTAATTAAAGTTAATGGAAAAAAAGTCAGCATACCTTCCTTTTGGATTAAAGTCGGAGACGTTGTCGGTATAAATGAAACAAAAATCGAAAAAAATTATTTTAAAAACCATTTTCAAATTTTAAAGAGTAAAAAAGATTTTCCCGCTTGGATTCAATTTGACGCAGGAAAGACGGAGGGAAAAATAATCGCTTCTCCTCGGAGAGAAGATGTGGGATCAACGGTTGATCCTCAAATGGTAGTTGAATATTATTCTAGATAAATTAAATAACATAAAACATACAACATAGAACAATTTTTAAAGTTTAATGTTCCATGTTCCATGTTTCATGAAAATATGCAATCAATAGCTCTTCCTCAAAAACCAAAGTATTCAAAAACCGGTGAAAATAGCGGAAAATTTGAAATTTTTGGCTGTTATCCTGGCTACGGAACTACTTTAGGAAATGCTCTCAGAAGAGTGCTCCTATCTTCCTTGGAAGGAGCGGCTATAACTTCAGTCAAAATTAAAGGGGCGCCTCACGAATTTTCAACCATTTCGGGAATCTTAGAAGATGTTGTCCAGATAATTTTGAATTTGAAAAAGATTCGTTTTGAAATGAATGAAGAAGGGCTAGCCAAAATTTATCTTAATGCCAAGGGAGAAGGAAAAATTACTGCCAAAAGCATAAAATGCCCTTCTGGCATTAAAGTTGTGAACACTGATCAAATTATCGCCACTATTACCGACAAAAAGACTGATTTTGAAATGGAAATGGAAGTTAATAAAGGACTTGGATATATTCCAGTTGAACAACAACTCAGGGAAAACAAGGAGATTGGAGTGATTGCCATTGATGCCATTTATACTCCGATAAGAAGAGTAAATTATCTTATTGAAGATATGCGTGTTGGGAAAAGAACTGATTTTAATAAAATCACATTGGACATTGAAACTGATGGGAGCATTACTCCGGAAGAATCATTTAAAAAATCAATCGGTATTTTAGTTAGCCAATTTTCCGCTTTATCGGAAATGGAAGCAATCAAGGAAGAAAAAACTGAAGAAGAAGCAGAAATTGAGGAAAAAGTTGAAGTTAAAAAAGAAGAAATCAAAGATCCATTGAAGTTTAAAATAGATGAGCTCAAAGGACTTTCCAATAGAACAGTTAATGTTTTGGAGGAAAACAAGGTGGAAAAAATCAAAGACATTGTAAAAATGACAGAAGAGGAAATGAAAGAGCTTAAAGGAATGGGAGACAAGGGTATAAAAGAAATCAGAAAAGCCATCGGAGAGTTCGGATTAACATTGAAATAATCACAAAACAGTCGCGAAAATAATCGCTAAAAATCCCGAAATTTTTTCGTGATAATTCGAGAAATATTTCGTGTTTGTTTAGCGGTTTATATCATTATGAAGCATCAAAAGAGCGGAAGAAAATTTAGCAGAATCAGGAAACAGAGGAGGGCGCTTGTTAAGTCGCTCGTTGAAAGTTTGATTATTAAGGAAAAAATGACCACTACAGAAGCTAAGGCCAAAGAGCTTAAAGGGATTGTTGACAAAATAATCAACAAAGCGAAAAAGATTGATGATTCCAGCAAGGTGGCTGTCATCAGAGATCTGAGCAAAAAAATTTCCTCAAAATC
This Parcubacteria group bacterium DNA region includes the following protein-coding sequences:
- the rpsK gene encoding 30S ribosomal protein S11, producing MAEEIKKVEEKSEKAVENTEPLEVSEGKKETAPEKKKKKIKKQIQKGQAHIQCSYNNTLITITDMNGEVLAWSSSGLLGFKGAKKSTPFASTQVAGDVSEKMKKYGTGELNVFVKGVGSGREAAIRALANRGFNLVSIKDITPVPHNGCRPRKPRRV
- the rpsD gene encoding 30S ribosomal protein S4, with translation MARSIDAKCRKCRRAGEKLFLKGDRCSSPKCAMVRKPYAPGVHGKKKTRGLSEYGRQLAMKQRIKRIYGVLERQFRKHFDEVKNKQGVTGDLFIARLEMRLDNVVYRIGFSSSRSGARQLANHGLIKVNGKKVSIPSFWIKVGDVVGINETKIEKNYFKNHFQILKSKKDFPAWIQFDAGKTEGKIIASPRREDVGSTVDPQMVVEYYSR
- a CDS encoding DNA-directed RNA polymerase subunit alpha; the encoded protein is MFHENMQSIALPQKPKYSKTGENSGKFEIFGCYPGYGTTLGNALRRVLLSSLEGAAITSVKIKGAPHEFSTISGILEDVVQIILNLKKIRFEMNEEGLAKIYLNAKGEGKITAKSIKCPSGIKVVNTDQIIATITDKKTDFEMEMEVNKGLGYIPVEQQLRENKEIGVIAIDAIYTPIRRVNYLIEDMRVGKRTDFNKITLDIETDGSITPEESFKKSIGILVSQFSALSEMEAIKEEKTEEEAEIEEKVEVKKEEIKDPLKFKIDELKGLSNRTVNVLEENKVEKIKDIVKMTEEEMKELKGMGDKGIKEIRKAIGEFGLTLK
- the rplQ gene encoding 50S ribosomal protein L17: MKHQKSGRKFSRIRKQRRALVKSLVESLIIKEKMTTTEAKAKELKGIVDKIINKAKKIDDSSKVAVIRDLSKKISSKSVKKLSGDLIKRFEGRKSGYTRVSKLGRRKGDSAKMAVIEFV